Within the Peromyscus maniculatus bairdii isolate BWxNUB_F1_BW_parent chromosome 2, HU_Pman_BW_mat_3.1, whole genome shotgun sequence genome, the region AGGAATGCACtcacaccatcctcctgcctcagtcttctgtgtAGCTGTCCTAGCAACCGACTGCCACAGCATCCAGCTCAACCCCTGATTAGCTTCATGAAGACCTGGACAAAGGTCCTTTAACAATGAATGACATTCTCAGCTCTATGGTTCAGGTTGATCATGAGACACAGTCCTGTAAATGATGGTCCAAATCACTTCTGAACTATGTTGTTCACACAAGAAGAAAACTCAGGTGTGACAGCTCACACCATAACAAAGGCAGATGGAGACTGGAGGATTTCTGAGCATTGGAGCTCAGCCTAGGCCATAGGAGTTCCAACTAACCTTAGCTACACTTTAAAACCCTGATCAAAACATTTACAACATAAATACATAGATCAGCAATTAATGACTCTGTTTGTGTTTGGATCGATGAATGAGTTTTGTTGTTCATGATGttcctgcttttgttttcctttttttctttctttctttctttttttttttttttttggtttttcgagacagggtttctctgtgtagctttgtgcctttcctgcaactcacttggtagtccaggctggccttgaactcacagagatctcctgattctgcctcccgagtgctgggattaaaggcgtgcgccaccaccgcccggcttcttttcctttttctagacagggtgttgaagacgaatttctaaacagtcttattaaataagaaacacagagccaaatacaggggtgcaagccatagaATCAGAGCAATCGCCACCAACTCACCTTAGCTCACCACTTCACCATAGCTGCCCAagggagcctcttcctgtctaatctgtgcctttattgccttcctgttctgccttctgattgtctctaagcccagccacatcacttcctcatcactgcctgtatatacagacctccaggcctctatggttggtactgggattaatggcgtgtgtcaccaagattgcctgtgtccttgaacacacagagactctccctgccatgtgataggattaagggcgtgtgctaccaccacctgacttctgtttatggctcgctatgacttctgatctcaaggcaaactttatttattaacataagaataaaaaatcacatttcagcacacataaaatatcaccacagggtatCTCTtgatatctgcctgtctctctttcctaatgctaggattaaaggcatgggccaccataacATGGCTTCAGTGACTATCAGCTTCAGTGACTGAAGCTTTTTTCTTGGAGTTAGAGTTGATCCTATACCATGTAAATCCCAAAAGCATTAAGTGGGTGGAGATTCAGTTATTGATTCAGACTGCAGGCTTAGGATGGGAGGGTGTGGCCACAATGGGGAGGGGTCAGTGGAAACCTATATAAAAAGTTAGAGCAGCCAGAGAAACGCTCAGTCTTGGATCCTGGAGTCACATCCTGCCCTTGCCTGGGTTTGGAAGCCTCTCACCAGTGTTCAGATCAGGTAAGACCTTCAGCTCTACAGGAAACCCCATCTCCTGCGGCTTAGTCTAGGCTTGTCCTTACTTCAAATATAGTCATTGTATTATTTCATCGTGTGGGGGTtagttgttatttgtttatttgtttgtttgtttagtgttgttgattttttaagATAAATTCAAACAGATTCATCTACCTCAGCCCTTTAAGGTCAGGATAATCAGAATATGATATTGTGCTCTCGTTTATATACAGTAATGAATTTGGTCATTTATGGTTTTTGTATTTATTGGTTTAGAGTCTCACTAAGAATGTGAGGGtattattcccagcactcagggggcagaggcaggctgatctttgtgagatccaggccagcctggtctacacagcaagttcaagaaaAGGATccagccgagcggtggtggcacacacctttaatcccagcactctggaggcagagccaggcggatctctgtgagttcgaggccagcctgggctaccaagtgagctccaggaaaggctcaaagctacgcagagaaacgctgtttcaaaaaaccaaaaaaaaaaaagaaaaaaaaaaaagggtccaAAGCTACtcaatcccctccccccccaaaaaaaagtcaggaTAAACTTGAACTCAAGGCTATTCAGGCAGGTCAAACCACAAATGTGAGTCACTTAAATCCCATGACTAGGCTGATCTTTATGTCAATTGAACCCAGGCAtttttgtgcatgcctttaatctaggaatgagggaggcagaggcaagctgatctctgtgagtttgatgccagcctaaTCTAAATGAtcagttaatttttttgttgttggttttttgagaaagggtttcttggtgtagctttggagcctgtcctgcaactccgcttgtggaccaggttggcatcacactcacagagatccacctgtctctgcctcccgagtggtgggataaAAGGCATAGGCCACATCACCGGGGATATCAATTGATGTTTAAGTTGAAATACACTCCCCCCACCAAAGTCCTACATTTTGGGGGTTTCTGTAGACCTCATGTAGGCTGCCCTGGTGCTCTAGAAGTAAACAATTATGGCATTGATTAAGTGATTTTCCTACTTCCAAAATGTGAATTATCATTTCCAATTCCTAGTCTTCTCCTTTATACTAGTTTTGTATTCAGATTTTTGCTGGTTGTTCATatttgtcctccctccctccctccctccccctctttctttctttccttctttccttctttctttctttctttctttctttctttctttctttctttctttctttctttctttctttctttctttctttctttttttctttctttgttgtctcCTCTTTCCAGATACTTTATAATTGATTACAGACAAGGGCAATGGCTACTGAGGTTGGCTGATTCTGTTTAGTGTTTGTGTCCCACCAAGTTCAGCTCTTGAACTTGGAGAGCTGGAGCTTGCAGCCCTTTGGACTCCTTTGCTCATACCCAAATACGGTGGGTAACCAACAACTGTAGTCAGTAAGTAACAatacccatttcacagatggccCTCAGTTGTTTCAGCCATGGTCAGCTGCTTGAGAGGAGGCAGAGAATAGGTTAGGAAATGGGtgattcctttgctttctttgaggACCTGGAGAGTTGAccaaagtctattttcaatataaaacCTTGGGctgagccttggtgatatttcgGTTGTGATCTAACAGATAAAAGATCAAtgtgcagagctaagccactagttagtcatagaggccaggcactagtggcacaaaccttttatcccagcacttggaaggcagaagcagactgatctcagtgagttcaaggccaacctgggctacacaagattgacccagtctggaagagaaacagagccaggcacttgtggcacacacacctttaatcccagcacaaggaaggtggaggcaggaagtgacatggctagGGTGAGAAAGGAATACAAGGCAAGAGACAGGAGTCAGTCTTTTTCAGGCTGAGGCTCCTAAAGGGGTAAGatgtctctctagtggctgctgctctgcttttctgatttttcagctttcaccctggtatCTGACTCTGGGTCTTTATTGACAAGACAAttaggattcctgctacactgagtCTTCAAGATTTTTGTGGATCCCATCCCAGTGGGATGGATCCACCCACCTGAGCTGTGTTTGGAACAGGATGGGGTCTGTGACAATGAGGATGCTTTGGAGAGACTTGACACCCCAGACAGGAGAATTATGGCTTTATATCCAACAAGAGACCATCAGAGTTGCTACACTGAGTTCTCCAGCATCACTTCAGCAGTGATCTTGCCCTGACAGTTCCCTGTGTGTGCAGAAAGGTTTCCCAAGTTTCAGACATTAatactgtatttgtttccatgCTTCCCCAGGATATTGACTCCCAAAAGCCAGTCACAATGGGAAACCAAGCCCCACCAACACTCCAGCAGCTTGCAATAAAAGGGCTACTGAGGGAGGAGGCCTTGGCCATTTCTGCTCTGCAGGTGATGCCCTGGATGCTGCTACCAGCAATGTTTGAGGTGGCCTTCaagaacagacagacaaatatcCTGAGGGCCATGGTCCCTATATGGCCATTCCCTTGCCTTCCTGTAGGAGCCCTGATAAAGACCCCCCACCTGGAAATTTTGAAGGCTCTGCTTGATGGACTAGATGCCTTTGCTACACAGATGGCTTGCTCCAGGTAAACACCATCATCTGGGGTGGAGGGATGCTCTGTGTGTGCTGAGAGAGAACTAGCGGAGACGAGGAGTATTTGACCAAAGGGAAATTAGAGGATTCTGTTAGCATCAGATTAGAAGATTCTAGAGGCTAGAGCTCAGTCTCAACCATCTCGGGAAATAATGGCAAATGAGGACAATAAAGATTAGATTAGACACGGCCACCTAGGAATACCCCAAGGAATACTTGTACTGCAAAAATACAGGTGGAGTGAGTGAGGCTGGGATTTAGGGGAATGAAATGGAAGGAAGTGAGACAGGGCTGAGGATACCAGCATGGGAACATTCCCTTTTGACAGAGCAGGAGGCTCTGGGCTTGATTTTACACATAGGGAGAAAGAACTATTTGGAAGGGATTCCTGAAGTGTGAGATGTGGTTTGAAGAAGCCTGTAAGATGAGTCTTGTCTGATTGCTGAGGATTCTAGTCATTTCTCCCACAGAAAGGGGAAAGTCAGAGTGCTGGATTTGGTGACCACGGACACTCACTTCTGGAGCATATGGGCTGGAAACTATGAAGGAGACTGCTCTCAACAGGTCGTGAGACATGAGCAGCCCATGGAGACATGTCATGACCCAGGGATGAAGAACAATTTGAAGGTGataactgacctcaaacttgtggacAACGACACCAAAGATTATGCCAATCACTTGGTGCAGTGGGCCCAGCAGAGAAAAGGTTCCATTCATCTATGCTGTCTGAAGCTTCAGATTTGGGAATCATGCATCTCCAATGTCATAGAGATCTTAAAATCTGTAGATCTCCACTGTATAAGGGAGCTGCACCTGCGTGATTTGTGGATAGACGATATGGCTGCTTTTGGACCTTACCTGGGGCAAATGAGAAACCTTCACACTCTAGTCCTAGAGGGCATCACCAATACCTTCAGGATGGATGAATCCCAAGGgctggaagaggagtggataagCACATTGCTCTCTCAGTTCCCCAAATTCCATTGCCTACAGCATCTCTATATAAATGATATCTACCTTCTAGTTGGCTGCATGAGAGAATGGCTCAGGTAAGGAAGGATAGAGAGGGTCCACCCGACCAGATAGAACTCACCTCTTTTTCTTGTAGGTGAGTAGGTTAGTAGGCCAGTCCTTGATGGTGTGATGTTTGTGAGCAGACCACCAAGGGGGTTGACATCCATGGGCAGAATGAATTTGGTAGAAGTGCCACCTGCTTCCTTATCAATTCTACCATCGTCTTCAACACCATGTGACAGAAACCCATCTCTGTTCTCTCACCAGGTCCCTGAAGAAGCCCTTGGAGACCCTATCCATTACTTACTGTCACCTCTCCCAGGCAGACTTGGATCATCTGCCCCAGTGCCTGAACCTTTCTGAGCTCCGGCATCTGCACCTGAACTCTGTATTTTTAGATGAGTGGCTTGGACCACTTGGACTTCTCCTGGAAAGGGTCAAAGCCACTTTACAAGACCTAGAACTGGAGAAATGTTGGCTGGAGGATTCACAATTCAGGATGCTCTTGCCTGCCCTGAGCCAATGCTCCCAGCTCACCAAGGTCAGTTTCATTGATaataatctgtctctgcctctcctcatgCAACTGCTTCACAACATAGCCAAACTGAGCAAGCTGACCCAGGAGCTTTACCCTGCACCTCTGGAATGCTACGACCACAGGGGCCTAGTACTTGTAGATCAGTTTGACCAACTTTGCCCCGAACTCTTAAGtataataatgagaaaaagaaagcccagaAAAATGACTTTTGCTACAAGACAATGCTATAAATGTTTCAATCATTCTATCTATGAGCTGGAGAGCAGGCATTGCCTGTGCTGGCAATAAATTGGGAAAGTTTACTGCTTGGTACTGTTGTATTGTTTGTTGGTATTCTGACAGATCAAGCTTGCTCTGAGACCAGGGGGCAGAGCTAGCCTTGGTTAACTATAGAGGCcagtcagtggtagcacacacctttaatctcagcacgtgGAAGCTCattcctttaattctagtacttgggaggtgtaGACAGGATCTTGGCCTCTCATTAGGTCAGAGTaactggagaggtaagaagtcactggtggttgttcctttgcttctctgatcctccacGTTATTACTCCATACTTGACTCCTGGGTTTCATTGATAAGACTAAATAGGATCATGCTTGAGTTCTAAGCTATGGAAGCCtactgggggtagggggtggggatggatgAAATCCTCCCTGGGATTATTGCAGCTTGAGACTGTTCCTCACAGAGATCCCGTAGCATGAGTAGCTGTACCCTTTTGCCCATTGCATATAATAATGTTCTGTGTTTTGGAGTTCCTGGTGCGGCTGCTTCACAGCACACTGACTACTCATCCCCAGCATTTCTCTACCTGTGTCCgtggtttgttttttccccatcACACTAAGCTAGTTACACTCACAGGTGTGCAGGACATGAAATCCTAGGGAATTGTCTCAGCATTGGAACTCAGAGCACATGGCTTCATGCTGAATGCTTTCGAAAGAAAGCTGTATGAAATGAATTCTGACAGGTGGCAATATAAGAACTTTGTatcacactattttttttcttcctcatgttTCTTGTTCTTAGAACTAGAGACAGGAAGTCCTACACTTGATGTGTCATGGTTGTTATGTGTTTGTTGACCTAAACCATGACTAATTGTGAAGGAATATCCATCAAGGAtactacatacacaaataatagtGGAAACTCTATTGGCTAATGACAGCACCTTCCAAAGTTCAAATCAAACTAGAGGGAATTCATGAAAGCTGGATCAGTGGCtctggagcctacatgggactggactaggccccttTGCATGGTaagacagatgtgtagcttgaaCTGCTTGGGAGCcaccctggtggtaggatcagaatccatctctggtgcatgagtggatattgtggagcctactacctatgatgggacacctcatgaagccttgaggcaggggaaaagCTTGGACTTGTCTCTCTAttgaatgtgcctccacatgggaggccttgccttcttgttggaGGGAGTAAGGTGTGGTTTGGGAAAGAAagctgggagggggcaggaagaggaaagatggagaacattgatttgtgtgcaaaacaaattcaaaaatgtctaaataataaaaattaataacagaGGTACAAGGCAGTTTGTGTTTTGCATttcgtggtggtgcatgcctttaaccccaaacATTGTGTGGTTGAGGCAGGCCAAACTCTGAGTTCACACCTAGCTGGGTCTACATGGAGTgctccaggacatccaggtcTACAAAAagggacaccctgtctcaaaacaaacaaatacacacaacaaaaataatcccTGTGTTTTCAGGTCACATACTTTATTCCCTTCAGTGTAGGGGAAGAAAAAAGCAGGGAGATCTTCATGTGTTTGAGGCTGCCTGCATAAGATATTTATCAGTATCTAGATGAaaagagtttttctttctttctttttttttctttttcttttcttttttttttttttttttttttggtttttttcgagacagggtttctctgtatagcattgtgcctttcctaAAACtaacttggtagtccaggctctccttgaactcacaatgatgcaccaggctctgcctcctgagtgctgggattaaaggcatgtgccaccactgcctggtgaaaaGAGTTTCTTTTGGGAGAGACAAAAACCTGAGATTTGCCTGAAAGACAGGAGCCCATTATACTCAAttgtatttgttcattaatttagTAGCTGTTTAtgtactccatttttatttctttttctgatgaaGAGTCTTGCTAGGTAGCTTTGGAGATCTGATACTCCAGTGCCCGACAATCCTCCTAGTTCAGCATTCCACCTAGTAGGTGAATTCCTGTGAGCCAACACACCTGGCTTAATTTCATTCATATGTGTTCTGAGTGTTGGTCAGATTGGCATTACTAACTTCCTGACAagagacatgcacacaaaatcTCCTAAACATATCCTCACAGAACTTTGTGGCAAACATTGTCACAACTGTGCGATCTGTTCTAGAATATATAACCAAGTTGCATGTTCTCTCATTCTTTAGCCATGTTAGCTACTCATAATGCTGAGGCAGAAACATGGCTTGCATCTGCTCCTGTTAGACAATGGTTCTGAAGATATAGCCAACTGGAAATGTATTTGCCTAGCATCACAAACTGTAGGCTCTCTCTAAAGCATTGCATGGACTAGACAATCTGGAATAAG harbors:
- the LOC143271775 gene encoding oogenesin-1-like; protein product: MGNQAPPTLQQLAIKGLLREEALAISALQVMPWMLLPAMFEVAFKNRQTNILRAMVPIWPFPCLPVGALIKTPHLEILKALLDGLDAFATQMACSRKGKVRVLDLVTTDTHFWSIWAGNYEGDCSQQVVRHEQPMETCHDPGMKNNLKVITDLKLVDNDTKDYANHLVQWAQQRKGSIHLCCLKLQIWESCISNVIEILKSVDLHCIRELHLRDLWIDDMAAFGPYLGQMRNLHTLVLEGITNTFRMDESQGLEEEWISTLLSQFPKFHCLQHLYINDIYLLVGCMREWLRSLKKPLETLSITYCHLSQADLDHLPQCLNLSELRHLHLNSVFLDEWLGPLGLLLERVKATLQDLELEKCWLEDSQFRMLLPALSQCSQLTKVSFIDNNLSLPLLMQLLHNIAKLSKLTQELYPAPLECYDHRGLATGLGGRSQQGEDTEVQESMDHI